CGTGCTCGCCGACCCCGCCGGAGCCGCCGTCGCGGCCGAACCAGTAGTTGCCGATCAGCTGGCCGCCGGCCGCCGCGCCGGATCCGGCGGCACCGTTGACCACGCGGCCTGCGCGCCCGGCGCCGCCGGGGTTGCACACGCTGCCGCCGGCGCCGCCCGCGCCATAGCTTCCCGAGGCCGACACGCTCGCGTTGGTCCCCGCTCGCCCGGCAGTCGCGTCGAAGTCCGGGCTGAACACCGAGCAGTCCGAGTCCTTCGAGCCGCCGGCGCCGCCCGTACCGCCCGCCGTGCCCGGGCACGCGGAGTTCGACGCGCCGGCGCCGCCGGCCGACCGGCTCGTCGAGCACAGGTCGAAGCTCTCCTCGCCCGGCGCGCCGCCGCCGCCGCTGGGTGCGGCGGTGGTGGACGCGCTGTCGCCCGCCGCGCCGGTCGCGCCAGGCGCACCGTCGCCCGCGGTGATCGTGACGCGCTCGAGCACGAGCGTCGCGCTGTTGGCCGCGTGGACGCCGTGCGAGCTGCGGCCGCGGCCGCCCACGGTGCCGGTCGCGTCCGGCGTCTGGATGAACAGGTCCATCACCTTCGTCGTGGCCGTCAGGTCGTGGGCGATGACCGTGACGTACTGGGATTCGTCCGGGTCGAGCCCGCCGCGGATGGTCACCGCGTGGCCGGGCTGGTTGCGGTCGTCGCGCGTCCAGTTGGAGTCGAAGCCGCCGACGAGGTGGACGCCGCTGGCCAGGGTCACGATCTCGTCGTACGTGCCCGCCTGGATGTAGACGTACGACAGACCGCCGGCGACGGCGCTGTCGATGCCGAACTGGATCGTCTTGCAGGGCGCCGCCGGCGTGCCGCACATGAAGTTGGTCCCGGTCGGAGCGACGAACACGCCGTCGGCGACGACGCCGTCGATGCCGTCGCAGTCGTCGTCGGCGAAGGCGCCGTCCGGCTCGTCCGTCGGCGACGGCGGCGCGCAGGCGCTCCAGCCGGTGTCGCCCTCGCACGTCCGCGTCCCGCCGCAGGTGCCGAACGGGGTCGCGATGTCGCACGGTTCGGTGGCGCCGGCCGTCGACGCATCGCAGTCGCACGCCCCGCTTTGCGGGATGCACTGCTGGTAGTCGGTGCCGTCGATCGAGACCGTGTCACAGCGGTAGCCGTCGGGGCATTCGACGAGCGAGCAGTCCTGTCCACAGAAGCGTTTGCCGTCGGGGTAGGGGATGCACTTGTCCGCGCCGATCAGCGAGCACTCGCTGTCCGCCTCGCACGTGGTGCAAAGCTGGGTGGACTCGGGCATGCAGACGTCGGCGACGACGCCCGGCTCGATCGCGCCGAACACGCCGACGCAGCCGTAGCCGTCGGGGCAGCTGCCGGCGACACACGTCTCCGTGCACAGGCCGCCGATGCCGGCCAGCACGCAGATGTTCGACTCGCACTCGCCCTTGTCGGAGCACGGGTCGCCGAAGCCGCCCAGTGGCGCCGCGTCCGGCAGCGGCGTCGCGTCCGGGGCGGGCGTGGCGTCCGGCGGCGCCGTCGCGGCGTCGACGGCCGGTGTCGCCGCATCGGCGCACGGTGGCGTCGGACATGTGGGATCGCCGCCGCCCGCATCCCCGGATGCGCACGCGGTGACCAGCCACGCCGTCGCGACGGTGGCGATTGCGACCCGGCCCAGACCCATGCCGCCAGGCTATCACCGGGGCGCGCCGCGTGCACGGCAAACCGGAGGAGCGGGGCCCGTGCGCGGCTCCGCGCCGGCACGCGGGCCGCTCAGAAAATCCGGTCCTTGAACAGGAACAGCGCCGCGCCGATGCCGCCGGCCAACAGCACGGCGATGACGAGCGCGATCCAGACTCCGCGGCCCGGCCCGTCGAAATGGTGGACGCCGGTGCGGTCCGGCTCGAGCATCTGCTGGAGCGACTCGATCTCGTTGTCGGCGGGATCCGGTGCATCCGCAGCCGGGGTCGCACGGCGAGGCGGCGCCGAATGGATCACCGCCGGCGGCGCGTCGACGGCCCCCGACTCGTCCAGGCCCAACTCGGATGCCCACGCCGACGTGTCGACGAACGACGCCGGGTCCAGCGGCGCGGCCTGGGCGCGATCCGCGACCGGGTCGTCGTCTTCGAGGAGCGACGTGAGCTTGTCCATCTCCTCCATGATCAGCGCGTCGATCAGCGACTCGTGCTTGGGCGCGAGGCTGCGCTTGCGCTGTTGCTCGGCCTGCACGTCGCGCACCAGCGCGGCGATGTCGCGCGCGGTGACCTTCATGCGGCGGCTGAACAGATACTGGGCGAGCGCGTCGCCGAGGTCGGCCGCTTCCTGGTAGCGCTGGTCGGGATCGCGCGCGAGCGCTTTGCGCACGATCGCCTCGAGTTCGGCGTCGATCTCCGGGTTGAGCGCACCGATCGACGGCACGCGCGCCTGCCGCACGAGTTCGACCGTCTGATAGTCGGTGTCGCCGTAAAACAGCCGGCGGCCGGTGAACATCTCCCACAGCAGGATGCCGACCGCGAAGATGTCCGCACGCCGATCGACCTCCAGGCCGCTGGCGGCCTCTGGCGACAGGTACGAGAACTTGCCCTTGACGACGCCGGGGTCGGTCGATTCGATCTGCGTGTTCGCCTTCGCGAGACCGAAGTCGACGACTTTCACTTCGCCGTTTTTCGACAGCAAGATGTTCGGCGGCGAGATGTCGCGGTGGACGATGTGCAGGGGGTTGCCGTCGGGACCCTCGGCGTGGTGGGCGTAGTTGAGCGCCTTGCACGTCTCGATCATGATGTAGATCGCGTGCGCGGGGGCGATGCGTTTGCCGCGCTGCTTGAGGCGCTCGAGCAGGTGCTTGAGGTTGCACCCGTCGATGTACTCCATCACCAGGAAGTACGACCCGTCGGCGATGCCGATGTCGAACACCTGCACGATGTTGGCGTGCTGCAGGTGTAGCGACAGCTTCGCCTCGTCCAAGAACATCGCGACGAACTTGTCGTTCTTGGTGAGGCTCGGCAGGATCCGTTTGATGGCGACGTTCTTCTTGAAGCCGTGGATAGACTCCGCCACGCCGCGGAAGACCTCTGCCATCCCGCCCTGATCGAGGCGCTCGGTGATGGAATAGCGATCTTTCATCGCTGCCCGGGCAGGGGGACACTATACCAGAGCGGTCGGATACGTAGCAAAACGCATGCCGCGGCGACGGGCGCCGCTCCGGCGCGAGCGGGCGGAGTCGCGCGGTTCACTGATTGCCCGCGAGATCGTCGGCGAGCGGACCGGCGCGGACCTCGCCCTCTTCCCGGTCTTCTTTGCAGGCGACGCACAACGTCGTCACCGGTCTCGCGAGCAGCCGTTTGAAGCCGATGGAATCTCCGCAGTCCTCGCACTCGTCGATCTCGCCCCGCTCGAGTCGGGCGAGCGCTTCATCGATCTTCGCGAGCAGCTTCTTTTCGCGGTCGTGAAGGCGCAGCTCGGTCGAGTAGAGTTCTTCCTCGACGCACTGATCGATCGAATCGCGGCCTGTGCGCTCGGGGTCGCGGGCCATCGCGAAGCCGAGCGCGTGTCGTGCGCTGTCGAGGATGCGCGCGCGGTCCGCCTCCAGGCGGGCTCGAATCTCGGCGATCTGTTCGGCAGTGAGCACGGTGTGAGTGTACGGCACTGCACAGCGGGCGAGTAGGGCCGAGATGCGTTTTGTCGCCGCCGCGCGCGACACCGCCGGCGCGCGGCCGACTCGTCGGACTCCGCGCGCGCCGCGATGCGGGCTCGGCGGCCGCCGCGCCGGGGTCAGCCGGCGGCCTTGCTCTCGTGCACCAGCTCGGGGCGCTCGCGGTTTTCCACCACCGCGCGGGTCACGACGCACTCGCGCACGCCGGTCATCGACGGGATCTCGTACATCACGTCGAGCATGACTTCTTCCAGGATCGCGCGCAAACCGCGGGCGCCGGACTTGCGCCGGTGGGCCTCTTCCGCCAGCGCGCGCAGCGCGTCCTCGGTGAACGTGAGCTTGACGTTTTCGAGTTCGAACAGGCGCTGGTACTGGCGCGCGAGCGCGTTCTTGGGGCGCCACAACACCTCGGTGAGCGCGTCCACGTCGAGCGCGTCGCACGACACGATGATCGGCAGCCGGCCCATGAACTCCGGGATCATCCCGTACTTGATCAGATCCTCGGTGCGGGCCGCGGCGCGCAGCGCGTCCTTGTCGTCCTCGGGCGTGCCGATCTGTGCGCCGAAGCCGAGGCCGCGCTCGCCGACGCGGCGGCGCACGATGTCCTCGATGCCGTTGAACGCGCCGGTGCAGATGAACAGGATGTCGGTCGTGTCGATCTGGATCAACTCCTGCTGCGGCCGGTTGCGCGCGCCGTCCGGCGTGATCGTGGCGGTCTTGCCCTCGAGGATCTTGAGCAGGGCCTGCTGCACCCCTTCGCCCGACACGTCCCGCGTCGGCGATGGCGAGCCGCCCTTGCGGGCGATCTTGTCGATCTCGTCGATGCACAGGATCCCGCGGGCGCACTTTTCGACGTCGCCGCCCGCGGCGCGGAACAGCGCCTTGATGACGCTCTCGACGTCCTCGCCGACGTAGCCGGCCTCGGTGAGGGTGGTCGCGTCGGCGATCGCGAACGGCACGTCGAGCTTCTTGGCGAGCGTCTGCGCGAGCAACGTCTTGCCGCAGCCGGTCGGGCCGATCAGCAGGATGTTGCCTTTCTGTACCTCGACGTCGGTCGCTTTGCCGCGCAGGCCGATGCGCTTGTAGTGGTTGTAGACGGCCACCGCGAGCGCCCGCTTGGCGGCGTGCTGGCCGACGACGTACTTGTCGAGTTCCTCTACGATCTCCTTCGGCGGCGGGTACGACGGACGCTCGGCGGCCTCCTCTTTCGCGAGGATGTCGTTGCACAGCTTGACGCACTCGTCGCAGATGAAAACGCGCGGCCCGCTGATGAGCTTCCGGACTTCGCGGCGCTGCTTGCCGCAGAAGGAACAGTGGAACTCTTCCATCCGATTCTGATTCTTACACAACGGGCGGGGAGCGCAACAGGGGATCGCGCGCGCCGCGGGAGCTCGCACCGCGGCCGCCCTTCGCGGACGATCGCCGCGATTTTTGCTTGACGCGCGGCGTTGTGGCGACCCATTTTCGAGGGCGTGCGGGTGGTCGTGTTGTGCGCGGAGCCGGCTGTCGCGATCCGCAACCCCGAGTCGATCGCGGGAATCCTGGTGGACCTCGGGTGCCGCGTGACCGCCGGTCGATTCGACCTCGGCGAACTGGACGACGAGGAGTTGTACGCGCGGCCACCGAACATCGTCGTCGTCGACGCCGGCGATGAGATCCCGCGCGCGAGCCGCTGCCTGCGTCGACTCGGCGACCACGAGGTCCTCGGCGACGTGCCGGTGTTGCTCGCGCTCACCGTGCCGCGGCTGCCGTCGCTCGATTTCTCGCTCGGGTTCGACGATTTCGTGCTGGAGCCAATCGTCCCGGCCGAGCTGTACGCGCGCCTGCGCCAGCTCGACTGGCGGAGCGCGGCTTTCGGATCCGACGAGGTGCTCAAGGTCGGCGACCTGGTCATCGACGTGGCGGGATACGAGGCGCACTACCGCGGGCGCCGGCTCGACTTCACCCACCAGGAGTTCGAGCTGCTGCGATTTCTCGCGCAGCATCGCGGCCGCGTGTTCACGCGCGACCAGCTGTTGCAGCGCGTGTGGGGCTACCAGTACGGCGGCGGTACGCGCACCGTCGACATCCACGTGCGGCGCGTCCGCGCCAAGCTCGGACCGGTGGCCGGCGGTCTGATCGAGACGGTTCGCAACGTCGGCTACAAGATGCGCGCGGCAGGCCGCGCGTCAGCCGACGAACAGGCGGGCGATCTCGAAGAACAGGACTAGCCCGCCGACGTCGACCAGCGACGCCACGAACGGCGTCGACGACACGGCGGGGTCGATCTTGAGGCGCTCGAGCAACAGCGGAATGCCCGCGCCGATCAGCGCTCCGAACACGATGACCGCGGTGACCGCGCAGCCGATGGCGAGCGCCATCTCGACGCTGCGGGCCGCGTTCCACGTCGCGACTCGCACCATGCCGACGAATCCGAGGATGATCCCGAGTGTCGCTCCGATCAGGACCTCTCGCGACAGGATCTTCAGCGCGTGCTTTGGGCCGGTCTCGCCGAGGGACATCGCGCGGATGACGAGCGTCGCCGACTGGGAGCCGGCGTTGCCGCCGGCCGACATGATCATCGGCACGAACCACATCAAGATCGTCGCCGAGGCGACGCTGGCGGTGAAGTGCTGCAGCAGGGGGCCGCTGACGAATTGCACGAGAAACAGGGCGATGAGCCACGGGACGCGGGCGCGCACGATCGTCCACACCGGCGTCGCCATGTAGGGCTGCTCGATCGGCTCGACGGCGCCGAGCCGGTGCGCGTCCTCGGTGGCTTCGGCCTCGACGACGTCGAGGATGTCGTCCACCGTGATCATGCCGACCAGGCGGTGCGTGCGGTCGACGACCGGCACGGCCAGCAGGTCGTATTTGGCCATGACGTGCGCGACCTCCTCCTGGTCCGTGTCGACGTCGACCGTCACGACGTTCGGGTTCATGATGTCCTCGAGCGTCTTGTGCGCGGGCGAGGTGACGAGGTCGCGCAGCGACACGACGCCGTGCAGTGTCCCGTGCGAGTCGACCACGTAGACCACGTAGATGGTCTCCATCTCCTCGGCGGTCTTGCGGACCGCGTCGATCGCCTGCTCGACGGTCATGGTGGCCGGCAGCGCGACGAAGTCCGTGGTCATCACGCCGCCGGCGGTGTCCTCGTCGTAGGCCAGCAGCGTGCGGATGTCGCGCGATTCTTCGGGATCGACCTCCGCGAGCAACTGTTTGCGCAGCTCCTCCGGGAGCTCGGCGTACAGGTCGGCGCGGTCGTCCGGCGCCATCTCGTCGGTGACGGCCGCCGCGGTGGCGAGGTCGTGCGCGGCCAGGTGCGCGAACAGTTCCCGGCGGTGCTCGTCGTCGCACTGCTCGAGCAGGCGCGCGACCGCCTCGATCGGCAGCGCCGCCAGCAG
This genomic window from Deltaproteobacteria bacterium contains:
- a CDS encoding serine/threonine protein kinase yields the protein MKDRYSITERLDQGGMAEVFRGVAESIHGFKKNVAIKRILPSLTKNDKFVAMFLDEAKLSLHLQHANIVQVFDIGIADGSYFLVMEYIDGCNLKHLLERLKQRGKRIAPAHAIYIMIETCKALNYAHHAEGPDGNPLHIVHRDISPPNILLSKNGEVKVVDFGLAKANTQIESTDPGVVKGKFSYLSPEAASGLEVDRRADIFAVGILLWEMFTGRRLFYGDTDYQTVELVRQARVPSIGALNPEIDAELEAIVRKALARDPDQRYQEAADLGDALAQYLFSRRMKVTARDIAALVRDVQAEQQRKRSLAPKHESLIDALIMEEMDKLTSLLEDDDPVADRAQAAPLDPASFVDTSAWASELGLDESGAVDAPPAVIHSAPPRRATPAADAPDPADNEIESLQQMLEPDRTGVHHFDGPGRGVWIALVIAVLLAGGIGAALFLFKDRIF
- a CDS encoding RNA polymerase-binding protein DksA gives rise to the protein MARDPERTGRDSIDQCVEEELYSTELRLHDREKKLLAKIDEALARLERGEIDECEDCGDSIGFKRLLARPVTTLCVACKEDREEGEVRAGPLADDLAGNQ
- the clpX gene encoding ATP-dependent Clp protease ATP-binding subunit ClpX encodes the protein MEEFHCSFCGKQRREVRKLISGPRVFICDECVKLCNDILAKEEAAERPSYPPPKEIVEELDKYVVGQHAAKRALAVAVYNHYKRIGLRGKATDVEVQKGNILLIGPTGCGKTLLAQTLAKKLDVPFAIADATTLTEAGYVGEDVESVIKALFRAAGGDVEKCARGILCIDEIDKIARKGGSPSPTRDVSGEGVQQALLKILEGKTATITPDGARNRPQQELIQIDTTDILFICTGAFNGIEDIVRRRVGERGLGFGAQIGTPEDDKDALRAAARTEDLIKYGMIPEFMGRLPIIVSCDALDVDALTEVLWRPKNALARQYQRLFELENVKLTFTEDALRALAEEAHRRKSGARGLRAILEEVMLDVMYEIPSMTGVRECVVTRAVVENRERPELVHESKAAG
- a CDS encoding DNA-binding response regulator translates to MRNPESIAGILVDLGCRVTAGRFDLGELDDEELYARPPNIVVVDAGDEIPRASRCLRRLGDHEVLGDVPVLLALTVPRLPSLDFSLGFDDFVLEPIVPAELYARLRQLDWRSAAFGSDEVLKVGDLVIDVAGYEAHYRGRRLDFTHQEFELLRFLAQHRGRVFTRDQLLQRVWGYQYGGGTRTVDIHVRRVRAKLGPVAGGLIETVRNVGYKMRAAGRASADEQAGDLEEQD
- the mgtE gene encoding magnesium transporter; this translates as MDSTTRLILPEVREALESDPAALAELTEEMLPADLADLAEQLDPDHAHRLLAALPIEAVARLLEQCDDEHRRELFAHLAAHDLATAAAVTDEMAPDDRADLYAELPEELRKQLLAEVDPEESRDIRTLLAYDEDTAGGVMTTDFVALPATMTVEQAIDAVRKTAEEMETIYVVYVVDSHGTLHGVVSLRDLVTSPAHKTLEDIMNPNVVTVDVDTDQEEVAHVMAKYDLLAVPVVDRTHRLVGMITVDDILDVVEAEATEDAHRLGAVEPIEQPYMATPVWTIVRARVPWLIALFLVQFVSGPLLQHFTASVASATILMWFVPMIMSAGGNAGSQSATLVIRAMSLGETGPKHALKILSREVLIGATLGIILGFVGMVRVATWNAARSVEMALAIGCAVTAVIVFGALIGAGIPLLLERLKIDPAVSSTPFVASLVDVGGLVLFFEIARLFVG